A window of Rhododendron vialii isolate Sample 1 chromosome 13a, ASM3025357v1 contains these coding sequences:
- the LOC131315366 gene encoding TATA-box-binding protein 2 isoform X2: protein MADQLLEGSQPVDRSKHPSGIVPTLQNIVSTVNLDCKLDLKAIALQARNAEYNPKRFAAVIMRIREPKTTALIFASGKMVCTGAKSEQQSKLAARKYARIIQKLGFPAKFKDFKIQNIVGSCDVKFPIRLEGLAYSHGAFSSYEPELFPGLIYRMKQPKIVLLIFVSGKIVLTGAKVREETYTAFENIYPVLTEFRKVQQ from the exons ATGGCAGATCAACTGTTGGAAGGGAGCCAACCAGTGGATCGTTCCAAGCACCCTTCTGGAATCGTTCCAACTCTCCA GAACATTGTGTCAACAGTCAACTTAGACTGCAAGTTGGATCTTAAGGCCATTGCACTTCAAGCTCGAAACGCAGAATACAATCCCAAG CGTTTTGCTGCTGTAATTATGAGGATAAGAGAACCAAAAACAACAGCATTAATTTTTGCTTCTGGAAAAATG GTTTGTACTGGAGCAAAAAGTGAACAGCAGTCAAAATTGGCAGCACGGAAG TATGCTCGAATCATACAAAAGCTTGGTTTTCCAGCTAAATTCAAG GATTTCAAGATTCAGAACATAGTTGGCTCATGTGATGTAAAATTTCCAATTAGACTTGAAGGCCTTGCATACTCCCATGGTGCTTTCTCAAGT TATGAACCAGAGCTGTTCCCCGGACTGATATATCGGATGAAACAACCGAAAATTGTGCTGCTTATATTTGTTTCTGGGAAAATTGTTCTTACAGGAGCGAAG GTGAGAGAAGAGACTTATACTGCCTTCGAGAATATATACCCAGTTCTCACCGAGTTCAGAAAAGTTCAGCAATG A
- the LOC131315366 gene encoding TATA-box-binding protein 2 isoform X1, with translation MADQLLEGSQPVDRSKHPSGIVPTLQNIVSTVNLDCKLDLKAIALQARNAEYNPKRFAAVIMRIREPKTTALIFASGKMVCTGAKSEQQSKLAARKYARIIQKLGFPAKFKDFKIQNIVGSCDVKFPIRLEGLAYSHGAFSSYEPELFPGLIYRMKQPKIVLLIFVSGKIVLTGAKVREETYTAFENIYPVLTEFRKVQQWYGHLHYTSGPNLNLSIRGLTFIALYFPSTHCFGVGMYVWM, from the exons ATGGCAGATCAACTGTTGGAAGGGAGCCAACCAGTGGATCGTTCCAAGCACCCTTCTGGAATCGTTCCAACTCTCCA GAACATTGTGTCAACAGTCAACTTAGACTGCAAGTTGGATCTTAAGGCCATTGCACTTCAAGCTCGAAACGCAGAATACAATCCCAAG CGTTTTGCTGCTGTAATTATGAGGATAAGAGAACCAAAAACAACAGCATTAATTTTTGCTTCTGGAAAAATG GTTTGTACTGGAGCAAAAAGTGAACAGCAGTCAAAATTGGCAGCACGGAAG TATGCTCGAATCATACAAAAGCTTGGTTTTCCAGCTAAATTCAAG GATTTCAAGATTCAGAACATAGTTGGCTCATGTGATGTAAAATTTCCAATTAGACTTGAAGGCCTTGCATACTCCCATGGTGCTTTCTCAAGT TATGAACCAGAGCTGTTCCCCGGACTGATATATCGGATGAAACAACCGAAAATTGTGCTGCTTATATTTGTTTCTGGGAAAATTGTTCTTACAGGAGCGAAG GTGAGAGAAGAGACTTATACTGCCTTCGAGAATATATACCCAGTTCTCACCGAGTTCAGAAAAGTTCAGCAATGGTATGGCCATTTACATTACACTAGTGGTCCGAACTTGAATCTTTCGATTAGGGGATTAACTTTCATTGCACTCTACTTTCCCAGCACTCACTGCTTTGGTGTGGGTATGTATGTTTGGATGTAG
- the LOC131315367 gene encoding uncharacterized protein LOC131315367 encodes MEAASSVLPSSSKPHLLFNSSKPSSSSPFGKCPLLGFLPQSFRPFPPGSLVRAASAAASPLSLGEVVEKPTDSPSPPTSSSKEFFPKIDKTGRFCSPRAARELALSILYAACLEGSDPVRLFEKRMNFRREPGYGFDSTLLTKYNHMSFGGSPVTVETAEEAEELMHIDDKESAIEAEVLTAPPKLVYSKLILRFTRRLLVAVVEKWNSHVLVIEKVAPDNWKNVPAGRILELSILHLAMSEITVLGTRHQIVINEAVDMAKRFCDGTAPRIINGCLRTFFNGLEEDGKLLGLQNKRSPLR; translated from the exons ATGGAGGCAGCAAGCTCTGTGCTGCCGAGCTCTTCGAAACCCCACTTGCTTTTCAATTCGTCTAAACCCTCTTCTTCGTCTCCATTCGGGAAATGCCCACTTCTTGGTTTCCTCCCTCAGAGTTTTCGCCCATTTCCCCCAGGCTCCCTTGTTcgtgctgcttctgctgctgcttCACCCCTCTCCCTCGGAGAAGTTGTTGAAAAGCCTACGGACTCACCGTCGCCGCCTACTTCGTCTTCCAAAgaatttttccccaaaattgaCAAGACTGGGAGGTTTTGCAGTCCCCGTGCCGCCAGAGAGCTCGCTCT GTCAATCCTTTATGCGGCCTGTTTAGAGGGTTCCGACCCGGTTCGCCTATTTGAGAAGCGAATGAATTTCCGAAGAG AACCTGGCTACGGGTTTGACAGCACATTGCTAACCAAGTACAATCACATGAGCTTTGGAGGATCCCCTGTCACTGTTGAAACAGCTGAAGAAGCTGAGGAGCTTATGCACATTGATGACAAGGAGTCTGCAATTG AGGCAGAGGTACTTACAGCTCCTCCAAAGTTGGTATACAGCAAACTAATTTTGCG CTTTACAAGGAGACTTCTAGTAGCAGTCGTGGAAAAGTGGAATAGTCATGTCCTTGTTATTGAGAAAGTTGCCCCAGATAATTGGAAG AATGTGCCAGCGGGCAGAATCTTGGAGCTCTCTATTCTTCACTTGGCAATGTCTGAAATAACTGTGCTAGGAACAAGGCATCAAATAGTCATCAAtgag GCTGTGGATATGGCAAAACGCTTCTGCGATGGGACAGCCCCTCGTATAATCAATGGTTGCCTCAGGACGTTCTTCAATGGTCTTGAAGAGGACGGCAAGCTTCTGGGATTACAAAATAAGAGGTCACCGCTTAGGTGA
- the LOC131313541 gene encoding uncharacterized protein At5g19025-like, whose product MRLPMVDCRSLIEFCKAFEQHQNSYQRNNAHLHSRAHHVSNKKQTNSLAHPFCEHSPLAAIDVVLLLLVLGALGFLTGPYLKFVAHEVLPIICYILVEAISNAPVWYVVGVIVAFTLVIVTIAVWEFLDMQSRKCGKPYCKGLRKAVEFDIQLESEECVKYLPPIPTTAYGMKPLELGEDHKELEAELKRMAPLNGRTVLIFRAPCGCPAGRLEVWGPKKIRRVKK is encoded by the coding sequence ATGAGACTTCCAATGGTTGATTGCCGTAGTTTGATCGAATTTTGCAAAGCTTTCGAGCAGCATCAGAACTCCTATCAACGAAACAACGCCCACCTTCACTCTCGTGCCCACCATGTCTCGAACAAGAAGCAAACCAATTCTTTAGCCCACCCCTTTTGCGAGCATTCACCCTTAGCCGCTATTGACGTGGTTCTGTTGCTTTTGGTTCTTGGAGCCTTGGGCTTCTTGACCGGTCCCTACCTGAAATTTGTTGCTCATGAGGTCCTACCTATAATTTGCTACATCCTTGTGGAGGCGATAAGTAATGCACCCGTTTGGTATGTGGTTGGTGTGATTGTGGCGTTCACCTTGGTGATTGTTACAATTGCGGTATGGGAATTTCTGGATATGCAATCAAGAAAATGTGGGAAGCCATACTGTAAGGGGCTACGCAAGGCGGTTGAGTTTGATATTCAGCTAGAGTCAGAGGAGTGTGTCAAGTACTTGCCGCCAATCCCGACAACTGCTTACGGAATGAAGCCATTGGAACTTGGGGAAGATCACAAGGAGTTGGAGGCAGAGTTGAAAAGGATGGCTCCTCTCAATGGTCGCACTGTTCTCATCTTTCGAGCACCATGTGGATGTCCTGCCGGTAGATTGGAGGTTTGGGGACCTAAGAAGATCCGCAGAGTCAAGAAATAA
- the LOC131313543 gene encoding uncharacterized protein LOC131313543: MKEHCIAPERERDMEELKGMLPLNIALDSARRRLCCHNMYSPGQPSFQLVVSLCLPLMKRALAACKLLAWSSKNVKKEAYNYATEGKLVELAIVAQKKVFKPFPKVMVPA; this comes from the exons ATGAAGGAGCACTGTATTGCACCTGAACGTGAACGTGATATGGAGGAGCTAAAGGGAATGCTCCCACTGAATATTGCACTTGATAGCGcaag ACGAAGATTATGTTGTCACAATATGTACTCTCCAGGACAACCTAGTTTTCAGTTGGTAGTGTCTCTTTGCCTTCCGCTGatg AAACGGGCTTTGGCTGCTTGTAAGTTGCTTGCTTGGTCCTCCAAGAATGTTAAGAAGGAAGCTTACAATTATGCCACGGAAGGGAAGCTTGTTGAGTTGGCAATTGTGGCTCAAAAAAAGGTTTTCAAACCCTTCCCAAAAGTTATGGTGCCGGCATAG